The nucleotide sequence TACTTAGGCATGGGCACTCAGATGATCAAGACGCCGTACTACCTCATCGATAAGCAAAAGCTGCTGGGTAATCTGGAGAAGATCGCCTATGTGCGCGAGCAGTCCGGCGCTAAAGCGTTGTTGGCGCTGAAGTGCTTTGCCACTTGGTCGGTATTTGACCTGATGCAGCAATACATGGACGGCACCACGTCATCCTCGCTTTACGAGTTGAAGCTCGGTCGGCAGAAGTTCGTCGGGGAAACCCATGCCTACAGCGTGGCCTGGGCCGATGACGAAATCCCGGAGATGTTAGCCAACAGCGACAAAATCATTTTTAACTCCATTGGCCAACTCGAGCGCTTTGCTGAGGTGTCTGCCGATAAGGTGCGCGGCTTGCGCGTTAACCCGCAGGTGAGCAGCTCTGATTACCTGCTGGCCGACCCGGCGCGCCCATTCAGCCGTCTGGGCGAATTGGACCCGGAAAAAATCGCCACAGTGGTGGATAAAGTCTCCGGCTTTATGTTCCACAACAACTGTGAGAACGGCAGCTTTGAGCTGTTCGACGAGATGCTGGGCACCATCGAAGAGCGTTTCGGGCATTTGCTGGAGCAGGTTGAGTGGGTAAGCCTGGGTGGCGGCATTCACTTTACCGGCGACGACTATCCGCTCGATCAGTTCTGCGCACGGCTTAAGGCCTTCTCCGAGCGCTTCGGTGTGCAGGTTTATCTGGAGCCAGGCGAGGCGGCGATTACCCTGAGCTCCTCGTTGGAAGTCACGGTGCTCGACACCCTCTACAACGGCAAACATTTGGCTGTGGTCGACAGCTCAATCGAAGCGCACCTGCTGGATCTGCTGATCTACCGGCTCAACGCCAAGATGGAGCCCTGCGCGGGCGAATACACCTACATGGTGTGCGGCAAGTCGTGCCTGGCCGGCGATATTTTTGGTGAATTCCAATTCGAACGTCCGCTGGCCATTGGCGATCGGCTGTCGTTTATCGACGCCGCGGGGTACACCATGGTCAAAAAGAACTGGTTTAACGGCCTGAAAATGCCGTCCATCGTGGTGAAGCAACTCGACGGCAGCGTCGAAGTGGTTCGCGAATTTGGTTTTGACGATTACCTGTCCAGCCTCAGCTGACCGGTAGGGTGGGCAACGCTCTTTTTGCCCACCATTGCGATCGCAATGGTGGACGGATGAAGCGCCGTCCACCCTACGAGCTGACAACTGGCGGTTAAAGGAGAGATAAAGAAATTGAAAAAGAACGTTCTTATCATTGGTGCAGGAGGTGTCGCCAAGGTGGTGGCCCACAAGTGCGCGCAGCACAACGACGAACTCGGTCGGATTGCCATCGCGTCGCGCAACATCTCCAAATGCCAGGCCATCATCGACAGCGTAAAGGCTAAAGGCAGCTTGAAGCAGCCGGCCGAAATCCAGGCCTTTGCCCTGAATGCGCTGGATATTGAAGCAACCAAAGCACTGATCCGCGAAACCGAATCGCAGATCGTCATTAATGTCGGCTCGGCCTTCCTTAATATGTCGGTGCTGCGCGCCTGCATGGATACCGGCGCAGCTTATTTGGATACCGCCATCCACGAAGAGCCCGGTAAGGTCTGCGAAACGCCGCCTTGGTACGCTAACTATGAGTGGAAGCACCTGGCCGAATGCCAGGATAAAGGTGTGACTGCCATCCTCGGTGTCGGTTTCGATCCGGGTGTGGTCAATGCCTACGCCGCACTGGCGCAACAGCAGTATTTTGACAGTATCGAGTCGATCGACATCCTCGACGTCAACGCTGGTTCCCACGGCAAGTATTTCGCCACCAATTTCGACCCGGAAATTAAT is from Pseudomonas sp. TMP9 and encodes:
- a CDS encoding carboxynorspermidine decarboxylase, which codes for MIKTPYYLIDKQKLLGNLEKIAYVREQSGAKALLALKCFATWSVFDLMQQYMDGTTSSSLYELKLGRQKFVGETHAYSVAWADDEIPEMLANSDKIIFNSIGQLERFAEVSADKVRGLRVNPQVSSSDYLLADPARPFSRLGELDPEKIATVVDKVSGFMFHNNCENGSFELFDEMLGTIEERFGHLLEQVEWVSLGGGIHFTGDDYPLDQFCARLKAFSERFGVQVYLEPGEAAITLSSSLEVTVLDTLYNGKHLAVVDSSIEAHLLDLLIYRLNAKMEPCAGEYTYMVCGKSCLAGDIFGEFQFERPLAIGDRLSFIDAAGYTMVKKNWFNGLKMPSIVVKQLDGSVEVVREFGFDDYLSSLS